The Pricia mediterranea genome includes a window with the following:
- a CDS encoding xanthine dehydrogenase family protein molybdopterin-binding subunit, with protein sequence MSTVKIKLGRRAFIKNTSLASGGLVLGFSFLNSCKPKDVEKMAVREMPKEWFDINSYLKIGDNGLVTIMAPNPEFGQGVITSMPMIVADELDVDWNDVLVEQANFDQEEYGWQFTGGSQGIRRRWEGLRMAGATAKQMLIAAAAQTWQVPESEITVSDGTLNHTGSDKSAGYGEMASVAAKMEVPEEVTLKEVKDFKIIGHSKKSVENKKIVTGKPLFGLDYQHDDALVAMVVHPPAFGLTLKSYDDSQVKSMPGIVNVLKIKTLEDSFTRGYFDTNAFTDLIAIVGKSTWEVMNAKKQLKAEWEPISDSKFKMDRFGTQMEVDVPSGLESTEDHYAEMNKMANRSGTTARKDGNPESIFKTAAKTIERSYSCPFLAHNCMEPMNFFAHVTEDRAKLAGPLQAPVLTAPTVAARLGMPVENIEIELTRMGGGFGRRAYGHYAVEAALISREVRAPIKLVYTREDDMTCGIYRPSYQAYYRAALDENNDLVAFHVKAGGIPETPLFADRFPAGAVENYLAQQWEINSNITIGAFRAPRSNFMAGVEQAFLDEVAEAAGKDPIDFRLELLDRAKNNPVGENNEYEPDRLAGVLKLAREKSNWSEVPSGTHRGVSAYFCHNSYAAHIVDVVMDGDTPKVEKVVCAIDCGIVINPDAAANMAEGAIVDGVGNAMYGELTFIDGSPQQTNFDTYKIIRHSEAPKIIEVHFVQNEIDPTGLGEPPFPPVFGALANALYKATGKRNYDQPFAVERRIVG encoded by the coding sequence ATGAGCACCGTAAAAATAAAGCTGGGCCGCCGCGCCTTTATAAAAAATACCAGTCTTGCCAGTGGCGGACTTGTTCTTGGATTTAGTTTTCTGAACTCCTGCAAGCCCAAAGATGTGGAAAAAATGGCCGTTAGGGAAATGCCTAAGGAGTGGTTTGATATCAACTCATATTTGAAAATAGGAGATAACGGTCTAGTGACAATAATGGCTCCTAATCCTGAATTTGGTCAAGGGGTTATAACTTCTATGCCCATGATCGTTGCAGATGAATTGGACGTGGACTGGAACGATGTTTTAGTGGAACAGGCAAATTTTGATCAAGAAGAATATGGATGGCAGTTTACTGGAGGAAGTCAAGGTATCCGGCGCAGATGGGAAGGCCTGCGTATGGCCGGTGCAACTGCAAAACAAATGTTAATAGCCGCAGCTGCACAAACCTGGCAAGTGCCCGAATCAGAAATTACCGTTTCAGACGGTACACTGAACCATACCGGTTCCGATAAATCGGCTGGTTATGGAGAAATGGCTTCCGTCGCTGCAAAAATGGAGGTTCCAGAAGAAGTCACCCTTAAGGAAGTAAAGGATTTCAAGATTATCGGGCACTCAAAAAAAAGTGTGGAAAATAAAAAAATCGTTACCGGAAAACCGCTTTTTGGTCTCGATTATCAACATGACGATGCTTTAGTGGCGATGGTAGTACATCCACCCGCCTTTGGATTGACGTTAAAATCGTATGACGATTCTCAAGTAAAATCGATGCCCGGCATTGTCAATGTCCTTAAAATAAAAACTTTGGAGGATAGTTTTACCCGCGGATATTTTGATACCAATGCATTTACCGATTTAATTGCCATTGTTGGAAAATCAACTTGGGAGGTCATGAACGCCAAGAAACAGTTGAAAGCGGAATGGGAGCCTATCTCAGATTCTAAGTTTAAAATGGACCGATTTGGCACCCAAATGGAAGTTGATGTTCCAAGTGGATTGGAAAGTACGGAAGACCATTATGCAGAAATGAACAAAATGGCCAATAGATCTGGCACCACGGCCCGAAAGGACGGAAATCCTGAATCGATATTCAAAACTGCGGCAAAGACCATTGAACGCTCGTACAGTTGTCCGTTTTTGGCGCATAATTGTATGGAACCCATGAACTTTTTTGCCCATGTAACCGAGGATAGGGCAAAGCTTGCGGGACCTTTGCAAGCACCTGTACTCACCGCCCCCACTGTTGCGGCCAGATTAGGGATGCCCGTTGAAAATATAGAGATAGAGCTTACCCGTATGGGAGGTGGTTTTGGTAGGAGGGCTTATGGACACTATGCTGTGGAAGCGGCCTTGATTTCAAGAGAAGTTAGGGCTCCTATAAAGTTGGTGTATACCAGGGAAGATGATATGACCTGTGGCATATATCGGCCCTCCTACCAAGCGTACTACAGGGCGGCACTGGATGAAAACAACGATCTGGTGGCATTCCATGTAAAAGCGGGAGGTATACCTGAAACCCCACTTTTTGCCGACCGATTTCCTGCCGGGGCCGTCGAAAATTATTTGGCACAACAATGGGAGATTAATTCTAACATCACTATTGGAGCATTTAGGGCACCCCGCTCTAATTTTATGGCAGGAGTGGAACAGGCTTTTTTGGATGAGGTCGCCGAAGCAGCTGGAAAAGATCCCATCGACTTTAGATTGGAATTGTTGGATAGGGCAAAAAACAACCCGGTAGGTGAAAACAATGAATACGAACCAGATCGTTTGGCAGGGGTATTAAAGCTTGCACGTGAAAAATCAAATTGGTCCGAAGTTCCCTCTGGGACGCACAGGGGCGTATCAGCATATTTTTGTCACAATAGCTATGCCGCACATATCGTAGATGTGGTCATGGACGGCGATACACCAAAAGTTGAGAAAGTGGTCTGTGCTATAGATTGCGGGATCGTTATCAATCCTGATGCCGCGGCGAACATGGCCGAAGGTGCCATAGTTGATGGTGTAGGAAACGCTATGTATGGTGAGCTTACATTTATTGATGGTAGTCCACAACAAACTAACTTTGATACCTATAAAATCATCCGTCATTCCGAAGCTCCTAAAATTATTGAAGTCCATTTTGTTCAAAATGAAATTGATCCTACAGGGTTAGGCGAACCTCCGTTTCCACCAGTTTTTGGAGCTTTGGCCAATGCACTTTACAAGGCCACTGGAAAGCGAAATTATGACCAGCCATTTGCCGTTGAGAGGAGAATTGTTGGGTAG
- a CDS encoding helix-turn-helix domain-containing protein, with protein sequence MDPSRSTNQKTYIHIAQTFLMHLRGQFPITQATQPIKLRKASDFADILNIHVNHLNRAVKLYTGKTTTSNINERYVKEARGLLKRTDWPITTIAIVFGFREANHFSTFFKKHVGCTPTNYRTIKIKK encoded by the coding sequence ATGGACCCATCCCGTTCAACAAATCAAAAAACCTATATTCATATAGCTCAAACTTTTTTGATGCACTTGAGAGGGCAATTCCCCATTACCCAAGCTACACAACCCATAAAGTTGCGGAAAGCTTCAGATTTTGCGGATATATTAAATATTCATGTAAATCACTTGAATCGGGCCGTCAAGTTGTATACAGGTAAAACTACAACCTCAAATATAAACGAACGTTATGTAAAGGAAGCAAGGGGACTGCTCAAAAGAACTGACTGGCCAATTACTACCATAGCTATAGTTTTTGGTTTTAGGGAGGCCAATCATTTCAGTACCTTTTTCAAAAAACATGTAGGTTGTACACCAACAAATTACAGAACAATAAAAATCAAAAAATGA
- a CDS encoding (2Fe-2S)-binding protein, with protein sequence MAKFNLNINGSEHSVDVDPNTPMLWVLRDHIKLVGAKYGCGIAQCGACTVHLGDNAVRSCQLPVSSVGEQQITTIEGLSENGNHPVQKAWLEVDVPQCGYCQAGQIMTASALLKSNPKPSDSEIETAMNGNICRCGTYSRIKKAVKMAADSEV encoded by the coding sequence ATGGCAAAATTCAACTTAAATATCAACGGATCGGAACACAGTGTAGATGTTGATCCAAATACTCCAATGTTATGGGTGTTGCGCGACCATATTAAATTAGTTGGTGCTAAATATGGTTGCGGTATCGCTCAATGTGGTGCCTGTACGGTACATTTGGGTGACAATGCTGTGCGTTCATGCCAGCTACCTGTTTCTTCGGTCGGGGAGCAACAAATTACCACTATCGAAGGTTTGTCAGAAAACGGCAATCATCCAGTTCAAAAGGCTTGGTTGGAGGTCGATGTCCCTCAATGCGGCTACTGCCAAGCGGGGCAGATCATGACGGCTTCCGCTTTGTTAAAAAGCAATCCGAAACCATCCGATAGTGAAATTGAAACTGCCATGAACGGCAATATCTGTCGCTGCGGGACGTATTCGAGAATCAAAAAGGCCGTGAAAATGGCTGCTGATTCCGAAGTGTAG
- a CDS encoding carboxylesterase/lipase family protein yields MKKYILGLLVLLGVTVSAQEGAPKVKTELGVIRGVHEDGVASFKGIPFAAPPVGEFRWRAPQPLSAWEGELDATEYGANCAQSGWGGAPGTISEGSSEDCLYLNVWKPADVNLGANLPVMVWIHGGGFVGGSGSGAGIAGEEFAKKGVVLITINYRLGRLGHFAFPALSAEHPEEYKGSYAYMDQIAALQWVQKNIAAFGGNPDNVTIFGFSAGGVSVHSLMTIPDAKGLFQKAISESGGARDGVLTGRPIKQEDASPFYPVSAETIGINFAKKQGIEGTDADALAKLRALPVEKIVDGGQETDGEGGPRTYSGPILDGALVVETAESAYNAGRQMQIPLIIGSNSAEIGGSFVNNSKTKEELFSLFGEFEEEAQAAYDPDGSKEFEEVITKFNTDWVWGEPGRFAARAFAEQGEPTFIYHFGFVPEPMKERMKYGAGHGSEVGYVFNNLDARWGNPETTPEDKRVAEIMNGYWVNFAKTGNPNGDGLPNWPVYTKNEGKIMDIQLDGEAVGKPDPRKARLDVIEKGVKLRNILQSRGI; encoded by the coding sequence ATGAAAAAATACATTTTAGGATTGCTGGTACTCCTTGGAGTTACTGTTTCCGCACAAGAAGGTGCACCTAAAGTTAAAACTGAATTGGGGGTAATCCGCGGTGTCCATGAAGATGGTGTAGCTAGTTTTAAAGGAATTCCCTTTGCTGCCCCACCAGTTGGTGAGTTCCGTTGGAGAGCCCCTCAACCATTATCCGCCTGGGAAGGTGAATTGGATGCTACGGAATATGGTGCCAACTGCGCACAGTCCGGTTGGGGCGGTGCCCCGGGAACCATTAGTGAAGGTTCATCCGAAGATTGCCTGTACCTCAATGTGTGGAAACCAGCTGATGTAAATCTGGGTGCGAACCTGCCCGTCATGGTTTGGATACATGGTGGGGGCTTTGTCGGTGGAAGTGGTTCCGGAGCTGGAATTGCCGGTGAGGAATTTGCGAAGAAGGGAGTGGTCTTAATTACCATCAATTACCGTTTGGGGCGTTTGGGCCATTTTGCATTTCCAGCGTTGAGTGCCGAACATCCTGAAGAATATAAAGGCAGTTATGCCTACATGGACCAAATTGCGGCGCTGCAATGGGTACAAAAGAACATTGCTGCCTTTGGTGGAAATCCTGATAACGTAACCATATTCGGCTTTTCCGCAGGTGGGGTATCCGTACACTCTTTAATGACCATTCCAGATGCAAAGGGACTTTTCCAAAAAGCTATCAGTGAATCTGGCGGAGCCCGTGATGGAGTACTTACCGGAAGGCCAATAAAGCAAGAAGATGCATCCCCTTTTTATCCCGTTTCCGCGGAGACCATTGGAATTAATTTTGCCAAAAAACAGGGTATAGAAGGTACGGATGCCGATGCCTTGGCCAAGTTACGCGCTTTACCGGTGGAAAAAATTGTGGATGGCGGACAGGAAACGGATGGTGAAGGAGGTCCAAGAACGTATTCCGGTCCAATCTTAGATGGTGCGTTGGTGGTAGAAACAGCTGAAAGTGCCTATAATGCCGGTAGACAAATGCAAATACCATTGATAATTGGATCCAATAGTGCCGAAATCGGGGGTAGCTTTGTCAACAACAGTAAAACAAAAGAAGAACTGTTTTCACTCTTTGGCGAGTTTGAAGAGGAAGCTCAAGCTGCCTATGATCCTGATGGAAGCAAAGAATTCGAAGAGGTCATTACCAAGTTCAATACCGATTGGGTGTGGGGGGAACCAGGACGTTTTGCCGCAAGGGCTTTCGCGGAACAAGGTGAACCCACGTTTATTTACCATTTTGGTTTTGTACCCGAACCTATGAAGGAAAGAATGAAATATGGCGCCGGTCATGGATCCGAAGTAGGCTATGTGTTTAACAATCTTGACGCACGTTGGGGAAACCCCGAGACCACCCCGGAAGATAAGAGGGTGGCGGAGATCATGAACGGGTACTGGGTAAATTTCGCCAAGACCGGAAATCCCAATGGCGATGGATTACCAAACTGGCCAGTCTATACTAAAAATGAAGGTAAAATCATGGATATACAGTTAGATGGTGAAGCAGTTGGAAAACCAGATCCAAGAAAAGCGAGATTGGATGTCATTGAAAAGGGGGTTAAACTCAGAAATATACTACAATCACGGGGAATATAA
- a CDS encoding alpha/beta hydrolase — MNKINNIVTTAVLFLTFLGQGFSQTNPVIEVFPKGTVLHGNINYANDTLQKHLLDIYLPQKASGKIPLVVFVHGGGWLVNDKYADIGYMKKTVSEIVSKGFALASIDYRFATQAVFPAQIQDCNRAVSFLVDNADTYGFDKDRIAVMGFSAGGHLASLMGLSKNNDIPEFFVPKTNKGFDFKAVVDFYGPAELILFPGANDAKSPEALLIGAPPLDRPDLAKMASPVTYVDENDPPFLIVHGENDDLVSPRQSQLLSSWLTVNGVENELIVVKDAPHFGEMFDVQDIRTKVIDFLQTHLQN, encoded by the coding sequence ATGAATAAAATCAACAACATAGTTACAACAGCAGTATTGTTTTTAACCTTTCTAGGTCAAGGTTTCTCACAAACCAATCCGGTAATTGAGGTATTTCCTAAAGGCACCGTTTTGCACGGCAATATCAACTATGCCAACGATACACTGCAAAAACATTTGTTGGATATCTATTTGCCCCAAAAAGCATCGGGTAAAATACCCTTGGTCGTTTTTGTGCATGGAGGCGGTTGGTTGGTCAATGACAAATACGCCGATATAGGCTATATGAAAAAAACCGTTTCTGAAATCGTTTCCAAAGGTTTTGCCTTGGCCTCCATTGATTACCGTTTTGCGACCCAAGCTGTTTTTCCTGCCCAAATACAGGATTGTAATCGTGCGGTTTCCTTTTTGGTCGACAATGCCGATACGTATGGTTTTGATAAAGACCGAATTGCCGTAATGGGATTTTCTGCAGGCGGTCATCTGGCTTCCTTGATGGGACTTTCAAAAAACAATGATATTCCCGAATTTTTTGTACCGAAAACCAACAAAGGATTTGACTTTAAGGCTGTGGTAGATTTCTACGGACCCGCCGAACTGATTTTATTCCCTGGGGCCAATGATGCCAAATCGCCTGAAGCTCTGTTGATTGGTGCTCCTCCACTTGATAGACCTGACTTGGCCAAGATGGCTAGTCCGGTAACCTATGTGGATGAAAACGATCCTCCTTTTCTGATTGTTCATGGGGAAAATGATGATTTGGTTTCGCCCAGGCAATCCCAACTTTTAAGTTCATGGTTAACGGTGAATGGTGTTGAAAACGAATTAATCGTCGTAAAGGATGCCCCTCATTTCGGAGAGATGTTCGATGTACAAGATATACGGACCAAGGTTATTGATTTTTTGCAAACCCACCTACAGAACTAA
- a CDS encoding flavodoxin, with product MIVTRLIFIIFLVSGICGAQGSMDESDNILIVYLSRTNNTKVVAEMIHEKVGGDLVALELKNPYPADYQSIVKQVAEENRTGFLPPLKTKVDVDKYDTIFLGFPTWGMQLPPPVKSFLTRYDFEDKTVIPFNTNAGYGIGSSFRTVESLCSDCNILEGFSVTGGIERDGIYLAIKGKRKVEVRELLMEWLENLKPLTIKN from the coding sequence ATGATAGTAACCCGTTTGATATTCATTATTTTCTTGGTATCGGGAATATGTGGTGCCCAAGGGTCCATGGATGAATCGGACAACATATTGATTGTCTATCTATCAAGAACGAATAATACTAAAGTTGTGGCCGAAATGATCCATGAAAAAGTGGGCGGTGATCTAGTGGCATTAGAATTAAAAAATCCCTATCCAGCAGACTATCAGTCCATTGTCAAACAAGTGGCCGAGGAAAACCGAACCGGATTTCTTCCTCCCTTGAAAACAAAGGTTGATGTTGATAAATATGATACTATTTTTTTAGGCTTCCCCACTTGGGGAATGCAATTGCCCCCACCCGTAAAAAGCTTTTTGACCCGGTACGATTTTGAAGATAAGACGGTCATTCCTTTCAACACCAATGCTGGGTACGGAATTGGCAGTAGTTTTCGAACGGTGGAAAGCCTTTGCTCCGATTGCAACATTTTAGAAGGTTTTTCTGTAACCGGCGGCATTGAGAGGGATGGGATTTACTTGGCCATAAAAGGGAAGCGAAAAGTAGAAGTAAGGGAATTACTTATGGAATGGCTTGAAAATCTTAAACCCTTGACTATCAAAAACTAA
- a CDS encoding family 16 glycoside hydrolase: MYKKGVKIIVLFCLAIFANGFAIFAQTPNTLSDTEKHEGWELLFDGKTFDGLKQLAGSGWDIKDGAIHAQVLKEGEGHRQRDFITEEKYGNFELVFEFQIANMTNSGVKYVVTDDYPGRKGEYLGLEYQILDNDNFEYPDRGELRTLASLYDLIPADKETTVPLNQWNTAKIVVDGNHIEHWLNGKKVVEYDRDSDKIKSLVKDSKYRDLKNFGQAKQGHLLFQNEGSAVAFRSIKIKSTTGLLFPGTPGMVSYTYRTSFEKNVPATLDTIKNLGITDMEFSNLFGTSPDSLRKMIDDRDIKCSSYGVGYDELINNTEQVAKSAKTLGASFVRTAWIPHEGTFDLDDAKKTVKDFNRAGKILKEDYGLIFCYHNHGYEFDPYKKGTLFDYLMENTDPEYVSFEIDILWVFFPGQNPAKLLNKYGDRFKLMHLKDLRKGVKGDMTGSTSQENDVVLGTGQLDIPAVLKAAKKAGVEHYYIEDESKLKSVQVPQTMVYLKSLKE, encoded by the coding sequence ATGTACAAAAAAGGAGTTAAGATTATTGTTTTGTTCTGCCTGGCAATTTTTGCCAATGGCTTTGCCATATTTGCACAAACGCCGAATACCTTATCGGACACAGAAAAACATGAAGGTTGGGAATTGCTCTTTGACGGTAAAACCTTTGATGGGCTCAAGCAACTAGCCGGTTCCGGATGGGATATTAAAGATGGTGCGATTCACGCCCAGGTTCTGAAAGAGGGAGAGGGCCATAGACAGCGGGATTTTATTACGGAAGAAAAGTACGGAAATTTTGAGCTTGTTTTCGAATTCCAGATAGCGAACATGACCAATAGTGGGGTCAAGTATGTTGTCACCGATGACTACCCCGGCCGTAAGGGCGAGTATTTGGGACTTGAATATCAGATTTTGGACAATGATAATTTTGAATACCCTGACCGCGGTGAACTCCGCACCTTGGCATCTCTTTACGATTTGATACCCGCCGACAAAGAAACAACCGTGCCCTTAAATCAATGGAACACCGCGAAAATCGTGGTGGACGGAAACCATATCGAACACTGGCTCAACGGCAAAAAAGTCGTGGAATACGATAGGGACTCGGATAAAATCAAATCCTTGGTCAAGGACAGTAAATATAGGGACCTAAAGAATTTCGGACAGGCAAAGCAAGGTCATCTCCTGTTCCAGAACGAAGGCTCGGCAGTTGCCTTTCGTTCTATTAAGATCAAGTCAACTACAGGGCTGCTTTTCCCTGGAACTCCCGGTATGGTTTCATACACCTATCGTACCAGTTTTGAAAAAAATGTGCCCGCTACCCTTGACACTATTAAAAATTTGGGCATTACCGATATGGAGTTTTCCAATTTGTTCGGAACTTCCCCCGATTCGCTGCGTAAAATGATTGACGACAGGGACATAAAATGCTCTTCTTACGGTGTCGGTTATGACGAACTGATCAATAACACCGAACAAGTAGCTAAAAGTGCTAAAACCCTTGGGGCATCATTTGTTCGAACAGCTTGGATTCCTCATGAAGGCACTTTTGATCTTGATGATGCCAAAAAAACAGTTAAGGACTTTAACCGGGCCGGTAAAATTTTAAAGGAAGATTACGGATTAATTTTTTGCTATCATAACCATGGTTATGAGTTCGACCCCTATAAAAAGGGTACCTTGTTCGATTATCTTATGGAAAATACCGATCCGGAATATGTGTCTTTTGAGATAGATATCCTATGGGTTTTTTTCCCCGGACAGAACCCTGCCAAATTACTGAACAAATATGGCGACCGATTTAAATTAATGCATCTTAAAGATTTGCGTAAAGGGGTAAAGGGCGATATGACCGGATCGACCTCTCAAGAAAACGATGTGGTGCTTGGCACAGGGCAATTAGATATTCCAGCGGTATTGAAAGCTGCTAAAAAAGCCGGTGTCGAACATTATTATATTGAGGACGAAAGTAAGTTGAAAAGTGTACAGGTACCGCAAACAATGGTTTATTTAAAGAGCTTAAAAGAGTAA
- a CDS encoding Gfo/Idh/MocA family protein, with product MKKRRGFIKTVAAGSAGFALGGTAYGFSAKSYRNIIGANERIHVATIGLNGRGNGMSGTFAGQKHTEVSCVCDVDVRTMPKAIETILKTKQTNTPRSEKDCRKVLEDKSIDAIYIATPDHWHAPLTIMGCQAGKHVYVEKPLSHNPREGELAVEAARKYDRVVQMGAQRRSAPVLTKGIEELHSGIIGRVYSAKTWYTNERKETFFKPGMVPDWLDYDLWQGPAPHIPYKDGLVHYNWHWLWHWGTGEALNNGTHEVDVARWGLGVDFPERVSSVGGKYHFDDDWETPDTQIITMDYPGKVSLMWESRSRNGRKIEGKDRGVIFYGDNGSLDTGGDEYQIYDLSGKLVREEKSEMGEGGLQGRNTSSPSLGMDNLHVADFLDAVRNNSRPNCDVETGYKSVVAMQLGNIAWRVGQDLNLNPKNGHIIDNPDAKKLWNREYEKGWEPVV from the coding sequence ATGAAAAAAAGACGAGGCTTCATTAAAACAGTGGCGGCAGGCTCTGCCGGGTTTGCCCTTGGCGGTACCGCCTATGGTTTCAGTGCAAAGAGTTATCGCAATATCATCGGAGCCAACGAAAGGATTCACGTGGCCACTATCGGTCTGAACGGTCGTGGCAACGGTATGTCGGGTACATTTGCGGGGCAGAAGCATACCGAGGTATCCTGTGTCTGCGACGTGGATGTCAGGACTATGCCAAAGGCGATTGAAACTATCTTGAAAACAAAACAGACCAACACACCTAGATCCGAAAAAGATTGCCGCAAGGTACTGGAAGACAAATCGATAGATGCAATCTATATAGCCACGCCAGACCATTGGCATGCCCCCTTAACTATTATGGGCTGTCAGGCCGGTAAGCATGTATATGTCGAAAAACCTTTGAGCCATAACCCAAGAGAGGGCGAACTGGCAGTGGAGGCGGCGCGCAAGTATGATCGGGTAGTGCAGATGGGGGCCCAGCGTCGCTCGGCCCCGGTACTTACCAAAGGAATCGAAGAACTACACAGCGGTATTATCGGAAGGGTATATTCGGCCAAGACCTGGTATACCAACGAGCGCAAGGAGACTTTCTTCAAACCGGGAATGGTTCCTGATTGGTTGGATTATGACCTATGGCAAGGCCCTGCGCCCCACATACCCTATAAAGACGGATTGGTTCATTATAATTGGCACTGGTTGTGGCATTGGGGTACCGGTGAAGCCCTGAATAACGGTACACATGAGGTGGATGTTGCCCGATGGGGACTGGGCGTGGACTTTCCAGAACGGGTCAGTTCGGTAGGCGGAAAATATCATTTTGACGACGATTGGGAAACCCCAGATACACAGATAATCACGATGGACTATCCTGGGAAGGTATCCCTGATGTGGGAATCCCGGAGCAGGAACGGAAGAAAAATAGAAGGAAAGGATCGTGGCGTCATTTTTTACGGGGATAACGGAAGTCTGGATACAGGGGGAGACGAGTATCAAATTTATGATCTTAGTGGAAAATTGGTTCGTGAAGAGAAATCCGAAATGGGCGAGGGCGGACTTCAAGGACGCAACACCTCAAGTCCCAGTTTGGGTATGGACAACCTTCATGTAGCCGACTTTTTGGATGCCGTCCGAAACAATAGCCGACCGAACTGCGATGTTGAGACCGGCTATAAAAGTGTTGTCGCCATGCAGCTCGGCAATATTGCTTGGCGGGTGGGTCAGGACCTCAATCTCAATCCCAAGAACGGACATATCATCGATAACCCCGACGCCAAAAAATTATGGAACCGCGAATATGAAAAAGGGTGGGAGCCAGTAGTTTAA
- a CDS encoding aldo/keto reductase gives MKAKGNNLNRRNFISKSALLGAGIVAGPVAFANEKNSPGKNEGLKTLSSPEKRMLGTLEVSPIGLGCMSMKSGSYNPPRDTQEMIPVIRGAYDLGVTFFDTAEVYGPFTDEELVGEALQPIRDKVVIASKFGFDFSNGDRAGRNSKPEHIKSAVEGMLKRLRTDRIDLLYLHRLDPNVPIEDVAGTVKDLIKEGKALHFGLSEVSPTTIRKAHDEQPVAALQSEYSIIQRALENEVIDTCGELGIGFVPWGPVCRGFLGDKFNEHSRFSSDSRLSQVPYFTPEAIEAHMEVLTLVREWGQKKDATPAQIALAWVMAQKPFIVPIPGTTKLHHVKQNQGALNVTFSDTELKEFRNSLEQIKLVGVRGPETALVDQ, from the coding sequence ATGAAAGCGAAGGGAAATAATCTGAACAGAAGAAATTTTATATCAAAATCTGCCCTTTTGGGAGCAGGTATAGTGGCAGGCCCAGTGGCTTTTGCCAACGAGAAAAATTCACCTGGTAAAAATGAGGGTTTAAAAACCCTTTCCAGCCCTGAGAAGCGGATGCTGGGTACGTTGGAAGTATCGCCAATTGGGTTGGGTTGTATGAGCATGAAAAGTGGTAGCTATAATCCCCCACGGGATACCCAAGAAATGATACCCGTAATCCGTGGGGCTTATGATTTGGGCGTTACATTTTTTGATACAGCCGAAGTGTACGGCCCGTTTACCGATGAGGAATTGGTAGGTGAGGCACTGCAACCCATTAGGGACAAAGTGGTCATTGCCAGTAAATTCGGATTTGACTTTTCAAATGGAGATAGGGCAGGTCGAAACAGTAAACCAGAGCATATAAAAAGTGCTGTAGAGGGCATGTTGAAACGGCTTCGTACCGACCGAATCGATTTATTGTACCTACATCGTTTGGACCCAAACGTACCGATCGAGGACGTTGCCGGAACGGTCAAGGATTTGATCAAGGAAGGGAAGGCCCTGCATTTTGGACTTTCCGAAGTTTCACCAACGACCATACGCAAGGCCCATGATGAGCAGCCTGTTGCTGCCCTTCAGAGCGAATACTCCATTATTCAGCGTGCCCTTGAAAATGAAGTAATAGATACCTGTGGAGAATTGGGCATAGGGTTCGTGCCATGGGGACCGGTCTGTCGTGGATTTTTAGGCGATAAGTTCAACGAGCATAGCCGTTTTTCTAGTGACTCCCGCTTATCTCAAGTACCCTATTTTACACCGGAAGCTATTGAAGCTCACATGGAGGTGCTCACTCTGGTGCGCGAATGGGGCCAAAAAAAGGATGCCACTCCAGCCCAAATAGCATTGGCCTGGGTCATGGCACAAAAACCCTTTATTGTTCCAATTCCCGGAACTACGAAACTGCATCATGTGAAACAGAACCAAGGTGCACTGAACGTTACTTTTTCCGATACGGAATTAAAGGAATTCAGGAATTCTTTGGAACAGATAAAGCTTGTGGGTGTCCGTGGGCCGGAAACAGCCTTGGTAGACCAATAA